The Sylvia atricapilla isolate bSylAtr1 chromosome 3, bSylAtr1.pri, whole genome shotgun sequence genome has a window encoding:
- the CHGB gene encoding secretogranin-1 isoform X1, producing the protein MGPRALLALLAALAGASTVPVEKDHTEEMVTRCIVEVLSNALSKPNAPPINPECREILRRSDKNDRERSENQQPEVRHPKEAAETQNRPAGSVEQEQRQAEGDSKNYLEGGDEEKLAGEGGKSKEEEAGHHTPAQEEILHTEEKKHYQETGREEESKEGRCCEDVEAAVVTKKSHSEGVSVEEFRAGSKQSPRGHWQLEEGIMQSPSKETGEGEEGEEERREKYQQEAQERGFSHQQEREESEESEEREERKEPYKAKGSHGKHRAGDSSEEKRGHSGERGSQPGQASLWEEWKHQQKQQEESEEKGGSPGRSEELQEEERPAEQGSEEHRDSWQHSQESREEQRHQHSEERRQHEGSPHPQGRMFHENEEELDRYLSKERQRRVGGKSHLWNKEREGSHKGQARRHHSTEDSLEEEEVQKKHHSSGQMDYDDEEIFADREEYRGHVPAEKEKRTAASYRPFYPLLWWKSQHLDKRDSAGEQLLEGREEGRPGLGEKSLFPDYSDYEWWSEKQIQSALKHRRSEKRNPSKTNRYDVERQYKKMDQLAQLLNYRKKSAELPELYSSGEDLKKRHVAGNDRRSPRQRPLTEEEEKQLENLATMDLELQNIAEKIRSLRRG; encoded by the exons GTGCCAGCACGGTTCCAGTGGAAAAAGATCACACTGAAGAAATG GTGACCCGGTGCATAGTGGAGGTTCTGTCCAACGCTCTGTCCAAGCCAAATGCTCCCCCCATTAATCCTGAGTGCAGAGAAATCCTGAGGAGGA GTGATAAAAATGACCGAGAGAGAAGTGAAAACCAACAGCCTGAAGTGAGGCATCCCAAAGAGGCAGCAGAGACCCAAAACCGCCCTGCTGGGAGCGTGGAGCAAGAACAAAGGCAGGCAGAAGGGGACTCCAAGAACTACCTGGAAGGAGGTGATGAGGAGAAACTTGCTGGTGAGGGAGGTAAAAGCAAGGAAGAGGAGGCTGGACACCACACACCTGCTCAGGAGGAGATACTccacacagaagagaaaaagcactACCAGGAaacagggagggaggaggaaagcaaagaggGCAGGTGTTGTGAGGACGTGGAGGCTGCTGTTGTCACCAAGAAGTCCCACTCTGAGGGTGTGAGTGTGGAGGAGTTCCGTGCTGGGAGCAAGCAGAGCCCCAGGGGCCactggcagctggaggagggaatAATGCAGAGCCCCTCCAAAGAAACTGGGGAGGgtgaagagggagaggaggaaaggagggagaagtACCAGCAGGAGGCTCAGGAACGTGGTTTCTCCCACCAGCAGGAGCGGGAAGAGTCTGAGGAGAGTgaagaaagagaggagagaaaggagccCTACAAAGCCAAAGGTTCTCATGGGAAGCACCGAGCAGGGGACTCCAGTGAAGAGAAGAGGGGCCACAGTGGTGAGAGGGGctcacagccaggacaggccAGTCTCTGGGAGGAGTGGAAGcaccagcagaagcagcaggaggagtcTGAGGAGAAGGGAGGCTCTCCTGGGAGgtctgaggagctgcaggaggaggagaggcctgcagagcagggcagtgaggagcacagggacagctggcagcacagccaggagagcagggaagagcagaggcatCAGCACAGTGAGGAGAGGAGACAGCACGAGGGGTCTCCCCATCCTCAGGGGAGGATGTTCCATGAAAACGAGGAAGAGCTGGACAGGTACCTCAGCAAGGAGAGGCAGCGCCGTGTGGGAGGGAAATCCCACCTGTGGAACAAGGAAAGGGAAGGCTCCCACAAGGGACAGGCCAGGAGGCACCACAGCACTGAGGacagcctggaggaggaggaggtgcaAAAGAAGCATCACAGCAGTGGCCAGATGGATTATGATGATGAGGAGATATTTGCAGACAGAGAAGAGTACAGAGGCCATGTCCctgcagagaaagagaagagaactGCAGCGTCCTACAGGCCTTTCTACCCACTGCTGTGGTGGAAAAGTCAACACTTGGACAAAAGGGACAgtgcaggggagcagctcctggagggcagggaggaaggcaggCCTGGCCTGGGTGAGAAGAGCCTTTTCCCTGACTACAGTGACTATGAGTGGTGGTCAGAGAAGCAAATCCAGAGTGCTCTGAAGCACAGACGCAGCGAGAAGAGAAATCCCAGCAAGACAAACAGATATGATGTGGAAAGGCAGTACAAGAAGATGGATCAGCTTGCACAACTCCTGAACTACAGGAAGAAGTCAGctgagctcccagagctctACAGCTCTGGAGAAGACCTCAAGAAACGTCACGTGGCTGGGAATGACAGAAGGAGCCCAAGGCAGAGGCCCCTGACAGAAGAGGAG gaaaagcagctggaaaacttGGCCACCATGGATCTGGAGCTGCAGAACATCGCAGAGAAGATCAGGAGcctgaggagaggctga
- the CHGB gene encoding secretogranin-1 isoform X2 — MVTRCIVEVLSNALSKPNAPPINPECREILRRSDKNDRERSENQQPEVRHPKEAAETQNRPAGSVEQEQRQAEGDSKNYLEGGDEEKLAGEGGKSKEEEAGHHTPAQEEILHTEEKKHYQETGREEESKEGRCCEDVEAAVVTKKSHSEGVSVEEFRAGSKQSPRGHWQLEEGIMQSPSKETGEGEEGEEERREKYQQEAQERGFSHQQEREESEESEEREERKEPYKAKGSHGKHRAGDSSEEKRGHSGERGSQPGQASLWEEWKHQQKQQEESEEKGGSPGRSEELQEEERPAEQGSEEHRDSWQHSQESREEQRHQHSEERRQHEGSPHPQGRMFHENEEELDRYLSKERQRRVGGKSHLWNKEREGSHKGQARRHHSTEDSLEEEEVQKKHHSSGQMDYDDEEIFADREEYRGHVPAEKEKRTAASYRPFYPLLWWKSQHLDKRDSAGEQLLEGREEGRPGLGEKSLFPDYSDYEWWSEKQIQSALKHRRSEKRNPSKTNRYDVERQYKKMDQLAQLLNYRKKSAELPELYSSGEDLKKRHVAGNDRRSPRQRPLTEEEEKQLENLATMDLELQNIAEKIRSLRRG; from the exons ATG GTGACCCGGTGCATAGTGGAGGTTCTGTCCAACGCTCTGTCCAAGCCAAATGCTCCCCCCATTAATCCTGAGTGCAGAGAAATCCTGAGGAGGA GTGATAAAAATGACCGAGAGAGAAGTGAAAACCAACAGCCTGAAGTGAGGCATCCCAAAGAGGCAGCAGAGACCCAAAACCGCCCTGCTGGGAGCGTGGAGCAAGAACAAAGGCAGGCAGAAGGGGACTCCAAGAACTACCTGGAAGGAGGTGATGAGGAGAAACTTGCTGGTGAGGGAGGTAAAAGCAAGGAAGAGGAGGCTGGACACCACACACCTGCTCAGGAGGAGATACTccacacagaagagaaaaagcactACCAGGAaacagggagggaggaggaaagcaaagaggGCAGGTGTTGTGAGGACGTGGAGGCTGCTGTTGTCACCAAGAAGTCCCACTCTGAGGGTGTGAGTGTGGAGGAGTTCCGTGCTGGGAGCAAGCAGAGCCCCAGGGGCCactggcagctggaggagggaatAATGCAGAGCCCCTCCAAAGAAACTGGGGAGGgtgaagagggagaggaggaaaggagggagaagtACCAGCAGGAGGCTCAGGAACGTGGTTTCTCCCACCAGCAGGAGCGGGAAGAGTCTGAGGAGAGTgaagaaagagaggagagaaaggagccCTACAAAGCCAAAGGTTCTCATGGGAAGCACCGAGCAGGGGACTCCAGTGAAGAGAAGAGGGGCCACAGTGGTGAGAGGGGctcacagccaggacaggccAGTCTCTGGGAGGAGTGGAAGcaccagcagaagcagcaggaggagtcTGAGGAGAAGGGAGGCTCTCCTGGGAGgtctgaggagctgcaggaggaggagaggcctgcagagcagggcagtgaggagcacagggacagctggcagcacagccaggagagcagggaagagcagaggcatCAGCACAGTGAGGAGAGGAGACAGCACGAGGGGTCTCCCCATCCTCAGGGGAGGATGTTCCATGAAAACGAGGAAGAGCTGGACAGGTACCTCAGCAAGGAGAGGCAGCGCCGTGTGGGAGGGAAATCCCACCTGTGGAACAAGGAAAGGGAAGGCTCCCACAAGGGACAGGCCAGGAGGCACCACAGCACTGAGGacagcctggaggaggaggaggtgcaAAAGAAGCATCACAGCAGTGGCCAGATGGATTATGATGATGAGGAGATATTTGCAGACAGAGAAGAGTACAGAGGCCATGTCCctgcagagaaagagaagagaactGCAGCGTCCTACAGGCCTTTCTACCCACTGCTGTGGTGGAAAAGTCAACACTTGGACAAAAGGGACAgtgcaggggagcagctcctggagggcagggaggaaggcaggCCTGGCCTGGGTGAGAAGAGCCTTTTCCCTGACTACAGTGACTATGAGTGGTGGTCAGAGAAGCAAATCCAGAGTGCTCTGAAGCACAGACGCAGCGAGAAGAGAAATCCCAGCAAGACAAACAGATATGATGTGGAAAGGCAGTACAAGAAGATGGATCAGCTTGCACAACTCCTGAACTACAGGAAGAAGTCAGctgagctcccagagctctACAGCTCTGGAGAAGACCTCAAGAAACGTCACGTGGCTGGGAATGACAGAAGGAGCCCAAGGCAGAGGCCCCTGACAGAAGAGGAG gaaaagcagctggaaaacttGGCCACCATGGATCTGGAGCTGCAGAACATCGCAGAGAAGATCAGGAGcctgaggagaggctga